TACGTCTTTCACGGTAAGGGTTGGAACTACCACCCGTTACATTGTAGGCGTCATTTACCGGATCGTAGGTGTACACCTTATACGTGTATTCATGTCCGTTCATGATCTCATTGGCATAGTAATAAGAGAACAGACCTTTTGCTGTTAGTCCTTCTATAGGGAACTGATATTCCGCAGTCAGGTTCGTTTGTAATACACGCCAGTCGCTGCGCCAGTAACCGGACAGTTTTTTATTCTGTACCGCCCAGTTTTCTGTATTGTGACCGATATCGTTAGGGTAGTCAGGATTATCGTTGGCGTAAGGACGCTCTGTCGGCCTGTTACGCAGGATAGCAAAACGTGCGGCCCAGTAATCATCAGTACCTGGTACCCCCGGCTGATCGCGTGTTTCGATACGACCATTGATCTGCGCACCTATCTTGAACTGATCGGATACACGGGCTTCAATGTTACTCTGCACATTTGTTCTTCTGAATGTAAATTCACGGCCGAGTACAGAGTTCTGGTCCAGGTGTGTGGCAGATACATAGTAGTTGATCCTTTCAGAACCACCGGTAAAATTAAGGTTGGCCTGAGTAAGCGGAGAATTACCTTTTACGATGAACTTATACCAGTCAAACGTTTTGTAGCCTGTCTCCGTACCTTGTTTCCACTTATCCAGTTCTGCCTGTGTGATAGCCGTTTTACCTGACTGGTTCATCTCGGCATCGGCCTTCCCTACCATCCACTCGTAGGCATTTACTGTTTTCGGAAAGCGGGTCCAGTTCTGCCAGCCTCTGTAAACGTTTACGTTAATGGTGTTACGACTGCCGAGTTTACCGCGTTTAGTAGTCACTACAACAACTCCATTAGCAGCACGCATACCATAGATGGCAGCAGAGGCATCTTTCAGTACGGTGATGGTTTCGATATCGGCAGGAGCGATGTTGTTGAACTGTCCTTCATCCTGTTGAATACCATCAATTACGTACAGCGGATTGCCCATATTCCTGATCTGTATAGAGGCACTGGCACCCGGACGACCATCAGAGAAACGGAAGGATACACCGGCGATCTTTCCTGCGAGTCCGGCACTCACCGTAGAACCAGCATGTATACCATTCAGGTCTTTGCTGGTCACCGAGGCGATGGCACCCGTCAGCGACTCTTTACGCTGCGAGCCATATCCTACTACCACCACATCACCAAGAGAAGTAGAGGAAGACTCGAGGGCCGCATTGATCGTGTGTTTACCATTGATCTCTATCTCTTTCGAAGCGAAACCGACGTAGGTGAAAATGAGTATCCCGCTGAGTGCAGGTACATTGAAAGCGTAGTTACCGGTAGGGTCAGTAGTTGCGCCGGAGGAAGTACCTTTCAGCTTCACACTGACACCAGGTAACGGTGTTCCCTTATCATCTGTTACCTGACCGCTGATCCTTACTGGTTGCTGATCAGCAACGGCCGGAGCACGTAATCGATTAAGCACGATCTGCCGGCCGGACACGTGGTATTGCAGTTGCAACGGCTGGAATAATCCGTCGAGGATGTTTGCCAGTGTTTCATTTTCAGCGGTAACATCCACCTTACGGTCAGACTGGATCAGCGAGGAACTATAGAGGAACTTTACGTCCACCAGTTTCTCGATCTGGCTTAGAACTTTGCCAACAGGTTGCTGTTTTGCTTCAAGCGATATTTTCTGCTGCAATACTTCCTGGGCTTTGCCGGGCATGGCGAATGTGATGGTAGTGAACGACAGGGCCATCAACAGCTGATAGACACAAGTACGCATAACGTGGAAGATTAAATCACGGATTCGTAATCTTTTTTTCATAACTTGGATTGTGTTCCTTAATAATATTGGGAAATAGACTGCCTGTCTTATACCCAGTGGAGCGGGTGTAAGACAATTGTGATTTTGGTTATAGCCAGTGGTAAGGCCATACCGCTGGCTATTTTCATTAAGTACTGCTTGTCATGTTCAAATAATCATGGTTTAGTTTTCAATAACATTCGGGCGACATCCTTTTGCTGTCAGCGTTATTTCATCTCCTTCGATGATACATCCCGCCTCCAGCGCCTTACAGATCAGGCGAATCTTTTCATGTAACGGTTCATCTGTCAGCGAAGCAGTCAACCGGCATCCGGCAAGTAATGCCTTGTCATAGCTGATGTGTACTCCATAGGCATGCTCTATTGCTGCCATCACACTATCAACAGGTGTATCACTGAACTCAAATGAATTGACGACTGCTACATCTTCCGTTTTTCGGGTACTGACGGGTGGTATAGTCTGTAGTACTGCTACGGCCAGCGTATTGCGCTTTAAAACGGCCTGTTGGTTGGCAGAAAGATTGGCTACGACTTTATCTCCCAATGGTTGTACAGACACT
The DNA window shown above is from Chitinophaga agri and carries:
- a CDS encoding TonB-dependent receptor encodes the protein MRTCVYQLLMALSFTTITFAMPGKAQEVLQQKISLEAKQQPVGKVLSQIEKLVDVKFLYSSSLIQSDRKVDVTAENETLANILDGLFQPLQLQYHVSGRQIVLNRLRAPAVADQQPVRISGQVTDDKGTPLPGVSVKLKGTSSGATTDPTGNYAFNVPALSGILIFTYVGFASKEIEINGKHTINAALESSSTSLGDVVVVGYGSQRKESLTGAIASVTSKDLNGIHAGSTVSAGLAGKIAGVSFRFSDGRPGASASIQIRNMGNPLYVIDGIQQDEGQFNNIAPADIETITVLKDASAAIYGMRAANGVVVVTTKRGKLGSRNTINVNVYRGWQNWTRFPKTVNAYEWMVGKADAEMNQSGKTAITQAELDKWKQGTETGYKTFDWYKFIVKGNSPLTQANLNFTGGSERINYYVSATHLDQNSVLGREFTFRRTNVQSNIEARVSDQFKIGAQINGRIETRDQPGVPGTDDYWAARFAILRNRPTERPYANDNPDYPNDIGHNTENWAVQNKKLSGYWRSDWRVLQTNLTAEYQFPIEGLTAKGLFSYYYANEIMNGHEYTYKVYTYDPVNDAYNVTGGSSNPYRERRNRTILSPTTQLQLNYNRTFDRHTIGATLVAERIKRRDLGSYVHSVPTINQLPLIYFSTMDTYNDGDGTEARLGYIGRVNYNYGGRYYIELSARRDASWKFAPNKRWGTFPSVSGGWRLSEEKFFGKVSKNLISELKLRASYGKLGDDDIGIGAYDYLEGYNYNTSTVILDGNAVIGAGNKGVPIRNISWFISQTFDIGLDYALLNDKITGAIDVFNRKRTGLLGAKYDILVPSELGYNLPSENVNSDQVAGIEGSIAYSGKVKQVSFNIGGNFSVARNKTLHTYKPVFNNSLDHYFSSREERFTNAFWGMETVGQFQSQEQINKYPVNIDGAGNKTLLPGDLIYKDQNNDGIINDQDMRPIGYGTGRNPIVNFGLSFSAGWKGFDARIDFSGGGGYSFARNWEMRNPYQNGGNLLADLYKDRWHRENPLDLNSAWIPGKYPALRFNDGGHSSYGRNSDFWLINVKYLRARTMELGYVIPKNILSRIKIERARFYVNANNLFSIDNMKNVGIDAEIIDDNGLTYPQSKFVNIGFELSL